In Elusimicrobiaceae bacterium, the genomic stretch CATCATACTCCGTTTGAACATTGCTACTTTCAGTTTCATGTTTGTTGTCCGATCTATGTGGCTCGCCAATGGATGCGCCACCGCTGGGGTTCTTTTAATGAAATCAGTGCCCGCTATACCCAAGTAAAAGATGAATTTTATATTCCGTCTGTTTTCCGCGGACAAGATATTAAAAACCGCCAAGGTTCTGTAGCGGCGGATTTTGACAATGAAGCCTTGCGTAAGTTATACGAAGAAAGCGTAGAGGCTTCTTTTGCTGCTTACAATAAGTTGATTGAGGCCGGTGTGGCTCGCGAAATGGCACGCGGAGTACTGCCCGTTTGTCAATATACGCAATTCTATTGGAGCGTAAACGCCCGCAGTTTGTTAAACTTTTTACAACTGCGCACCGACGGCCATGCTCAATATGAAATCCGTGTATATGCCGATGCCATCGCACAGATTTTCAAAGAAAAAATGCCGTGGTCTTGGGAAGCGTTTGAAGCATTAAACAAAACCTTGCCTCTCGGCGCAGAATAAAATTATCACAGGGAGAAAAACTATGAAAGTACTAGGTATCATTATGGCCGGCGGAAAAGGAGAGCGTCTCTATCCGCTTACCAAAGAACGTTCTAAACCATCGGTCCCCTTCGGCGGAAAATACCGCATTGTGGATTTCGTATTGTCTAACTTTGTCAATTCCGGAATTTTTTCTTCCTATGTATTAGTTCAGTACCTCTCCCAAAGTTTAATCGAGTATCTGCGCACCACTTGGCGCACGGAAGGTTTGATCCCCGATCACTTTTTAACTTGCGTACCGCCGCAAATGCGTATGGGAGAAATTTGGTATCGCGGTACAGCCGATTCCGTCCGTCAAAATATCAATTTAGTACGGGATTTTGCACCGGATTTGGTGGCTATTTTCGGCGCTGATCACATCTACCGTATGGATGTGCGGCAAATGATTGATTTCCACCTCAAGAATAAAGCCGATGTTACGGTGGCTGCCAACACGGTTTCTATTAAAGAAGCCTCGGCCTTTGGGGTACTGGGCACGGACGACAACCACCGGATTGTTCAATTCGATGAAAAACCGGCTAAACCACGCCCTATCCCGGGCAACCCGAAAGCCGCTTTTGCTTCCATGGGTAATTATATTTTTAACGCAGATGTCTTGCTTCAAGTGCTACAAAAACGATTTTGTGATGTGCCTTCCTTGGATTTCGGAAAACATATTTTACCGAAAATTTTGTCTGAATATCGCACCTTCGCTTATGACTTTCAAAGCCAAATCCTGCCCGGAATTAAACCTTATGAAGAACAAGGGTACTGGCGGGACGTGGGAACCATTGAATCCTTTTGGCAAACCAACATGGATTTGTTGGGCACCCATCCCAAATTAGATCTTAACAATCCGAAATGGCCTATTAATACGTCCGCATTTCGTGTTCCCCCTACGCAGTATATTGGCGGAACTGTGGCCAATTCTATGATTAGTAACGGATGTATTATTCATCCAAAATCTACCATTAAAGATTGTGTCCTTTCCAGCAATGTCATTGTGCATGAAGGAGTGGAGCTGGAAGGCTGCGTGATTATGGATAATTGTGAAATTAAAGCCGGTGCAAAACTTAAAAAAGTTATTATTGACCGCTTTAACACGATTCCTGCCAAACAAACCATCGGAATCAATCAAGATACAGATGCACAACGCTATTACATTGATCCGTCCGGCATTGTGGTCATTCCACGCGGGAAGAGTAAATTTCTGTAAACTAAACGGGCCCTTTAACAAGGCCCGTTTATTGTGCTAACATTATGCAAATAAATATCTTTTATCAAACCGAAATTCCCAGCTATTTACACCGCACCCGGTTATTCAAGGCGGCCTGCGCAAAAGCGTTAAAAAAATTCCGCCGCGAACCGGCAGATGTAAATGTTGTGTTTGTAGATGAAAAAGAAATTTTACGCATTAACAAAACCTATTTGAATCATCACTACGTCACTGACGTGATTTCTTTTAATCATGAAAAACCGCCCTTTGATTTGCCGGGCGAATCTTGGGCATTTGGGGATGTGTACGTTTGCTATCAAGTAGCCCGCAAGAATGCTCCTTTGTTTCAACACTCTATCTTAAAAGAAATGATGATGTATGCGGTACACGGTTGCTTGCATTTATCCGGCCTAGATGATCACTCTGCGCAAGAGCGCGCCGAAATGGATAGAAAAGCAGAAAAAATTATCGCCGATACATTAGCCGAACTGGCCTAAAGTTTATACAAAAAGCCACAACGCGATAAAATAGCCGGCCATCAGCACCAGGCCCGTCGGCACCGCAATGCGGGCCCATTCCCGGCTCTTAATGCCTAGTTTTTCAGCCGCCACGATGTTGGGCAAATTTCCCTGCACCAGCATACTGCCAAAAGCGGCCAGTCCAATCACCGTATACGTTAGGTTATGTAGCGTAATGGTGGGGGTTACTTCAATGGCAGCCAGCGTAGCATTGTCAATAATTATCGAAGAAGCATTCGCCCAAAATAAAATCTTTCCGCTCAAATGAGCAATCGTACTTTGCGCAAACGGACGCAATCCGGTGCTGATTAAATGTAAAGCCGCCACAAATAAGTAAATATGCCACGTGCGGCGCAACATGGTTTTGTAATTTTCTTTATCCTCGCAGATATGCAGCTGTAGTTGGGTATTAGCCGTTCTGACCGTATAACCGGCCGCCAAAGCCATCAGCGCAATCCCCGGGGCAATCCACCAGAAAAAATGACGTAGCATGAAAAAGAAATCTGCTTGATTGGGACCGGCGGCCAGTTCATTATAAATTACCAACCCCAACGGTTCAGCCACGGGCAATAGAACAGCTCCCAGTCCAATAGCGTAACAGGCATATACCGTTACTTTCACCGTTTGACTGCGCTCCAAGTTAACCACTTGTAAA encodes the following:
- the glgC gene encoding glucose-1-phosphate adenylyltransferase, encoding MKVLGIIMAGGKGERLYPLTKERSKPSVPFGGKYRIVDFVLSNFVNSGIFSSYVLVQYLSQSLIEYLRTTWRTEGLIPDHFLTCVPPQMRMGEIWYRGTADSVRQNINLVRDFAPDLVAIFGADHIYRMDVRQMIDFHLKNKADVTVAANTVSIKEASAFGVLGTDDNHRIVQFDEKPAKPRPIPGNPKAAFASMGNYIFNADVLLQVLQKRFCDVPSLDFGKHILPKILSEYRTFAYDFQSQILPGIKPYEEQGYWRDVGTIESFWQTNMDLLGTHPKLDLNNPKWPINTSAFRVPPTQYIGGTVANSMISNGCIIHPKSTIKDCVLSSNVIVHEGVELEGCVIMDNCEIKAGAKLKKVIIDRFNTIPAKQTIGINQDTDAQRYYIDPSGIVVIPRGKSKFL
- the ybeY gene encoding rRNA maturation RNase YbeY gives rise to the protein MQINIFYQTEIPSYLHRTRLFKAACAKALKKFRREPADVNVVFVDEKEILRINKTYLNHHYVTDVISFNHEKPPFDLPGESWAFGDVYVCYQVARKNAPLFQHSILKEMMMYAVHGCLHLSGLDDHSAQERAEMDRKAEKIIADTLAELA
- a CDS encoding FAD-dependent thymidylate synthase codes for the protein MENKNEVIKLLDKGFIRLVDFMGSDNRVVSSARVSFGGVSKGEEQDKRLIKYLLEHRHHTPFEHCYFQFHVCCPIYVARQWMRHRWGSFNEISARYTQVKDEFYIPSVFRGQDIKNRQGSVAADFDNEALRKLYEESVEASFAAYNKLIEAGVAREMARGVLPVCQYTQFYWSVNARSLLNFLQLRTDGHAQYEIRVYADAIAQIFKEKMPWSWEAFEALNKTLPLGAE
- a CDS encoding DUF1646 family protein, with amino-acid sequence MEISFLTQLLLAVLVLNLLVWPQVSKWVENHLEIFLLMVGVTAVTITHGWSHDFIYDTLNAPVNVAFVVLVVSIIFNYYSRYIFRVLFFLFKHLEPCYSFAVLVFLLGLTSSIFSVTVAALVLAEVLQVVNLERSQTVKVTVYACYAIGLGAVLLPVAEPLGLVIYNELAAGPNQADFFFMLRHFFWWIAPGIALMALAAGYTVRTANTQLQLHICEDKENYKTMLRRTWHIYLFVAALHLISTGLRPFAQSTIAHLSGKILFWANASSIIIDNATLAAIEVTPTITLHNLTYTVIGLAAFGSMLVQGNLPNIVAAEKLGIKSREWARIAVPTGLVLMAGYFIALWLFV